CTCTTTGAGAATTCATCAGTTATTCCTGGAAAGCCTCCAGCCCCCTTACCAAACCTCTATTGTGCTCTATTGTGACTAATGTGGTAAGAATATGAATCACAATAGTCACAGTAGTACACATTAGTTTTTAGTATCTCTTTGAGAATTCATCAGTTATTCCTGGAAAGCCCCAGCCTCCCAGTATCCCAGTATCCCAGTATCCCAGCTCCCAGTATCCCAGCAACCCATCATCCGAGCCCCCCAGTAACCCAGCAACCCAGTATCCCAGCCAAACCCAGTTTTCGATAATGTCTTTGACGGATATTATTCATGTTATTGTTATACTGGTCAGGGAAGGATGAATAATATGCTTATTAGCCTTAATTACGTTGGAACGATAATTATTTGCTTAAAAAATATTATTGTATCTTTGTATTATGTCAAGTGTTGAGTTGAAAAATAATATTCTGAATTCTTTAAAACAGTATAATCCATTGTTTATTGGCTTGTTTGGTTCTTTTGCAAGAAACGAGCAGACCGATAACAGCGATATTGACATACTTGTGTCTTTCCGAAATCCTGTTTCTTTACTGAGCCTTATTCGAATAGAAAATGAACTATCCCTCAGGCTTGGACGAAAAGTTGATCTGATTACTGAAGGAGCAATTAAAAACAAGTGCATTAAAAAAAATATTTCAGATGATATTCAAATAATCTTTCAGGCATGAAAGATGATCTGTTATTCATCGAGCACATATTGTTTTGTATCGACAAAATTCAGGACTAAACAAAGAACTTGTCCCAACAAGACTTCAGCGATAATGTTCTTATTCAGGACGCTGTTATTCGGAACATTGAAATTATTGGAGAAGCCACAAAAAAGATTTCAAATAATTTAAAATTTCAATATCAGGAAATTCCATGGAAAGAGATGTCTGGAATGAGAGATAAACTGATACATGATTATTTTGGGGTTGATGTTGATGTTGTATGGAAAACAGTTACTGACGATGTTCCCTATCTTAAATCACTTATCGAAAATATTGATATATAAGCACTCACTCTGATAATAAAGCGATCTATCTGTTTCTGGCATGTTTATTCCGGCCAACCTTACCGCATTACGGTGATACTGACTCCCTGGTTTAGTTTCTCACCACAATAGTCAATTAGTTCACATTAGTATTAAGGATCTCTTTGAAGATTCATATGTTATTCCTGGAAAGCCCCCAGTCCCCAGCCCCCAGCTCCCAGTCCCCCATTTTATGGCAATGATTCTGTCCATCGATGAAACAGAATGTCATAAATACTGTAAGATACTCCTCCGTTTTCTGTGAATGATGAGTATAATAGTTCGCTGTTTATTAAGGATTTCAGAGAGCGTAATACGGTTGACGGACTGCCCAGCTTGTATTTACTTATGAATTCCTTTGAAGTAGGGGAGATTATAATCCCTTCATGGGCCACTGCTTTTAACAAACGCCATTGATGAAATGTGAGCATGCTTCTGTAATTGAAAAACACGTTTTCCTGCTCCTTTAAGAGTTTATATGCTTCTTCCTTCCATAAATTGCTTGTAATGATTTTCTGACCGGTTGCGAACACCCTGTTAAATACTAGCTGAACATAATACGTGTGCAGGCAGGACCAGTCTAATATGTCGTCAATTATTTCATCGGAAATCGACTTACCTGATTGATTAAACCATCGGGAAACAAAATTTTTATACTCTGTTTTATCGATTTTTTCGATACCCAACATAGCTGTACTTCGGTAGAATGGTTTTGAGGGCAGGTTGAACAATTCATTCATAAGGTGTTGCTGGCTGCCGGAAAAGATGAACCGGACATTATTCAAGTGTTGAATAATGGAACGTAACCATGCATCAACATTTTTTTCAGGATAGTTGGATATCTGTTGAAACTCGTCTATACCAATCACTATTTTGTGGTCCTGCTTTTCCAGGAATTGCATGATTGATCCAATATGTGACTCGGTTCCTGATTTTCTTACCTCGAAAGTAGCCTGTGGGAGGTTGGTTAAAGGATCAAAACTTATTACCGGACGCATTGCTTTGATAAATGTCCACAATTTTTTACCAAGGCTTTCCTTTTCCGGAACCGCGTTCAATACTGCCGTGGCCAAGACGTTCAGGAATTGTTGAAGATCCTCTGTTGCAAGAATATCAACATATATTCCCCTCCACCCTGCAGGCAATTGGTGAAAAAGATGTTTGATCAGGCCTGTTTTCCCTATGCGTCTGACAGATGTTAAGGTAACATTCTGACCATTCTGGATGTAACTCAACAATTGTGATGTCTCCTCCTTCCGGTCGCAAAAGTAATCCGGGCTGTAGTAGCCTGATATCAGAAACGGATTTTCTGGTTTTCTCATGATATTTAGAATTAATTTACATTTTGCAATTTACAAAATGTAAATTACAAAATGTAAATTTTTTTTAAAGAGTATCGGGAATGATTAATATCAAGTTACAAGCTGCATGTTTCAAGTTGCATCACACCTGCAGTTGAAGTTTTAAAGCATGAAGAAACAATGCATTTAATCCATTTTACTTTAAGAGTTAAATTATAGCAGAGCCCATTCTCCCTTAAAACTATCCCTCCTGCCTGGTATTTGAACCACAATAGGCACAACCTGTCCCGATGAAAATCGGGAGTAGAGCACAATAGTTTTTAGTATCTCTTTGAGAATTCATCAGTTATTCCTGGAAAGCCCCCAGTAATCCAGTAATCCAGTATCCCAGTATCCCAGTATCCCAATCCCTACCAAACCTCTATTGTGTACTATTGTGACTAATGTGGTGAAAAATTGAACCACAATAGGCACAGTAGAGCACAATAGTTTTTAGTATCTCTTTGAGAATTCATCAGTTATTCCTGGAAAGCCCCCAGCCCCCAGTCCCCAGCCCCCAGCCTCCCTGCTCCCTGTTCCCTGCCCCCTGCCCCCTGCCCCCTGTTCCCTGCCCCCAATTGTTCATAACTTCTCCCCCCCATTTTACCCAATTCCTTTATTTTTGCGCTCCAAAGCAATCGTTTCGTGAAAGATATTTTTCAGGAACTGAATGAGGCTCAGCGCAAAGCCGTGGAGCATACCGACGGCCCGTCGATGGTGATCGCGGGGGCCGGATCGGGAAAAACCCGCGTGCTCACCTTTAAGGTTGCTCATCTGCTGAACCAGGGAGTGGATCCTTTTAACATCCTGGCCCTTACGTTTACCAACAAAGCCGCCAGGGAGATGAAGGAAAGGATCATCGAACTGGTGGGCAGCAGCGATGCACGGAATGTGTGGATGGGCACTTTCCATTCTATCTTTGCGCGCATCCTGCGTATAGAAGGGCACAGGATGGGTTATGGCTCCAATTTCACTATTTACGATACGGAAGACAGCAAGCGTCTGGTTAGTAACATTATCAAGGAACTCAACCTTGATAAGAAGATGTATGTTCCCGGCTACATCCTGGGACGGATTTCCAATGCCAAGATTAACCTTCTCGGTCCGGAGGCATACAACCAGAATGCCGAGCTGATGCAGATCGACAAGATGGCGGGCAAGCCGCGCACGGGTGAGATCTACAGCCTCTACAACCGCAGGCTGAAGAGTTCCGACGCCATGGACTTCGACGATCTTTTGTTCAACACCTTCCTGTTGCTCGACCGCTTCCCCGATGCTCTGCTTAAATATCAGCGCAAGTTCCGTTACATCCTGGTGGATGAGTACCAGGATACCAACCACGTGCAGTATATGATCATCCGAATGCTGGCTGCCGACAATGAAAATATCTGTGTGGTAGGCGACGATGCCCAGAGCATTTACGGTTTCCGCGGTGCCAACATCCAGAATATCTTAAGCTTCCGGCGCGATTACCCCGATTCCCGAACCTTTAAACTGGAACAAAACTACCGTTCCACCAAGACCATTGTAGGAGCGGCCAACCTCATCATTGCTAACAATAAGGAACAGATCTTCAAAGAGATATGGACGCAAAACGACGAAGGTGCGAAGATCAGCCTGTTCCGCACACCGACCGACACCGAAGAAGGGAATATGGTTGCCGGCTCCATCTTCGAGCATATGATGAACCATCAGCTTCCTTACAGCGCTTTTGCCATCCTGTACCGTACCAATGCCCAGTCGAGGTCGTTTGAGGAGGCCTTGCGCCGGCGAAACATTGTTTACCGTATTTACGGCGGTTTGTCGTTTTACAAGCGCAAGGAGGTGAAAGATCTGCTGGCATATTTTCGGTTGGTTATCAACAGCAAGGATGAGGAGGCCCTGCAGCGTGTCATCAATTATCCGGCGAGGGGAATAGGGAAGACAACCATGGAGAAGGCTGTGGTTGCGGCAGCGGCTGTGGGGGTAAGCATGTGGGAGGTGATCTCCGATCCCAGGCGCTTCGGTCTGGATGTCAATTCAGGAACGGCGACAAAGCTCCAGGAATTTGCGACCATGATCCGGAGTTTCAATGCCATGCTGAATACCCGTAATGCCTATGATTTAGCTCGCCATATCGCCGTTTCATCGGGTCTCCTGAAAGACCTTTACGAGGACAAAACCCCTGAGGGTGTTGCCAGATATGAAAATATTGAAGAGTTGCTGAACGCCATCAAGGATTTCAGCGAACAACCTTTTGCCGATCAGGAGAGCGGTGAGGTTCAGGAAGGCATGAAGACTCTGGCCGGCTTCCTGGCCGATGTGGCCTTACTCACCGATGCCGACGACAAAGACAAGGAAGACCGCAACCATGTATCGCTGATGACCATCCATGCGGCCAAAGGGCTGGAGTTTCCGTATGTATATGTG
The window above is part of the Bacteroidota bacterium genome. Proteins encoded here:
- a CDS encoding nucleotidyltransferase family protein, translated to MSSVELKNNILNSLKQYNPLFIGLFGSFARNEQTDNSDIDILVSFRNPVSLLSLIRIENELSLRLGRKVDLITEGAIKNKCIKKNISDDIQIIFQA
- a CDS encoding ATP-binding protein, translated to MRKPENPFLISGYYSPDYFCDRKEETSQLLSYIQNGQNVTLTSVRRIGKTGLIKHLFHQLPAGWRGIYVDILATEDLQQFLNVLATAVLNAVPEKESLGKKLWTFIKAMRPVISFDPLTNLPQATFEVRKSGTESHIGSIMQFLEKQDHKIVIGIDEFQQISNYPEKNVDAWLRSIIQHLNNVRFIFSGSQQHLMNELFNLPSKPFYRSTAMLGIEKIDKTEYKNFVSRWFNQSGKSISDEIIDDILDWSCLHTYYVQLVFNRVFATGQKIITSNLWKEEAYKLLKEQENVFFNYRSMLTFHQWRLLKAVAHEGIIISPTSKEFISKYKLGSPSTVLRSLKSLINSELLYSSFTENGGVSYSIYDILFHRWTESLP